In Ostrinia nubilalis chromosome 26, ilOstNubi1.1, whole genome shotgun sequence, one genomic interval encodes:
- the LOC135084431 gene encoding uncharacterized protein LOC135084431, which produces MGSTSYLSKPKSPSYRVKSGSSAGSDKDMNGKLKRAKIRRPSKLNEYGLKRVPDYTELAYKEAVSKLRYFLSGNYAPSVRSYGGSPSIKNLDESDGDLDKKYSSPYHALAEYKPRPRLTAKYATLYADSLHNYTPQHHTTTGRIRGILPYHALAEYKPRPRLTAKYATLYADSLHNYTPQHHTTTVPAPTTGSGGGDLSGGTNPDVVNFIQKQEEYIEQLERESQYCRDELNNLLGKVKEVISENEHLHEAQKNKLISRMFHSYNAGSETDELDDIGDSTGLDSDHKLSPSKGRRSAKVRSTKLEGPNIVFESRISELEAQLTQAKIDLKKVQEENNENKRKLASGLVDSTCLDGFKRQIDNLQRDKSSLEAQISKLKLSLEQKDGDLDGRYKRGTDAVEQQLRDERNNLEAEIRRLKDDLNKERNKVREMAGEGARRAIQERSAAEQRYNAHFDELQHDLAAQYDNVAKLQLDLERQRREENDLKRELSMKNSAIDELKMELKNKTSSLQADLAQAHAEKASLDEELASARLAIERHQRQNKHETNRLNSEIQSLRQRLDRADADLVHSRRENLRLTEQIANLEKEMNMKNLTPISPEKKKDKELSTMLESMENKHAKTVAELECMIQSQNSLMEKLTGECRLLTDKLDDANRRHKEELATLQRQVDTLGRSLQPSHSTSPSVYQAPPTHASSANRNVPHTQTTPRPDNSRDNTPGYPGLPDQGVADARPDSRAELGQPRTIRKQESRTSLLSQKEDPPYDANQSHTPENDTPVYEESANVEHTKEMEDVDDVKLTTDAEKPMEVEQPQEYEATNQNYAEGNYEQYDQNYEQGPVTSENEYQNQGYEQNYEQPAYTEGQYENYEQQPQYEGEYPQQYTDPNAQYENQYENYATDGNYQSEQSYDNTQNQDYLPQNLEGSQEYEPNQDPSQDVAPNTRVESQRNVSPKENIPSQS; this is translated from the exons atggGGTCTACGAGTTATTTGAGCAAGCCAAAGTCTCCGAGCTATAGAGTCAAGAGTGGTTCCAGCGCTGGATCTGACAAAGACATGAATGGTAAACTGAAGCGTGCAAAAATAAG GCGGCCGTCGAAACTGAACGAGTATGGCCTGAAGAGGGTGCCGGACTACACAGAGCTAGCGTACAAGGAGGCTGTGTCCAAACTGCGATACTTCTTGTCGGGGAACTATGCTCCAAGC GTACGCAGCTATGGCGGGTCCCCCTCCATCAAGAACCTGGACGAGTCTGACGGGGATCTGGACAAGAAGTACTCCTCGCCATACCACGCCTTGGCCGAGTACAAGCCACGCCCACGCCTCACTGCCAAGTACGCCACACTGTATGCCGACAGCCTGCACAACTATACGCCGCAACATCACACCACTACTGGTAG AATAAGGGGGATCTTGCCATACCACGCCTTGGCCGAGTACAAGCCACGCCCGCGTCTTACTGCCAAGTACGCCACGCTGTATGCCGACAGTCTGCACAACTATACGCCGCAGCATCACACCACTACTG tACCAGCACCAACAACGGGGTCTGGAGGCGGGGACCTGTCAGGCGGCACCAACCCCGACGTGGTGAACTTCATCCAGAAGCAGGAGGAGTACATAGAGCAGCTGGAGCGCGAGAGCCAGTACTGCAGG GATGAGTTGAACAATCTCCTCGGGAAAGTCAAAGAGGTGATATCCGAGAACGAACATCTGCATGAAGCTCAGAAGAACAAGCTGATCTCCCGAATGTTCCACTCGTACAACGCTGGCTCCGAGACCGATGAGCTGGACGATATTGGAGATAGCACTGGCCTGGACAGCGACCATAAG CTGTCACCATCCAAAGGCCGCAGGTCGGCCAAGGTCCGGTCCACCAAGCTGGAAGGGCCGAACATAGTCTTCGAGTCCCGCATATCTGAGCTGGAAGCCCAGCTCACACAGGCCAAGATCGACCTTAAGAAAGTGCAG GAAGAAAATAATGAGAATAAACGCAAACTAGCCTCTGGGCTTGTTGACTCAACGTGCCTCGACGGCTTCAAAAGACAAATTGATAATTTGCAGAG GGACAAATCCTCTCTAGAAGCGCAAATATCGAAGCTGAAGTTGAGCCTGGAGCAGAAGGACGGCGACCTGGACGGACGGTACAAGCGCGGGACAGACGCAGTGGAGCAGCAGCTCAGGGATGAGAGGAACAACCTGGAGGCTGAGATACGCAGGCTCAAG GACGATTTGAATAAAGAACGCAACAAAGTTCGCGAAATGGCCGGCGAGGGAGCGCGTCGAGCTATCCAAGAGAGGAGCGCGGCGGAACAGCGATACAACGCGCACTTTGACGAGCTGCAACACGATTTGGCTGCGCAATACGATAACGTGGCTAAGTTGCAG CTCGACTTGGAGCGCCAACGTCGCGAAGAAAACGACTTGAAGCGAGAGCTGTCCATGAAGAACTCTGCCATCGACGAGCTAAAGATGGAGTTAAAGAATAAAACAT CATCTCTGCAAGCAGACCTGGCTCAAGCCCACGCCGAGAAGGCGTCCCTAGACGAGGAGCTGGCCAGCGCCCGGCTGGCCATTGAGCGTCACCAGCGTCAGAACAAGCATGAGACCAACCGCTTGAACTCTGAG ATCCAGTCTCTCCGTCAACGCTTGGACCGAGCTGATGCAGACTTGGTGCACTCCCGTCGAGAGAACTTGCGTCTCACGGAACAGATAGCCAATCTTGAGAAAGAG ATGAACATGAAAAATTTGACTCCAATTTCACCGGAGAAGAAGAAGGATAAAGAATTGTCCACTATGCTGGAATCGATGGAGAACAAGCATG CTAAAACGGTGGCTGAGTTGGAGTGCATGATACAATCACAAAACAGTCTGATGGAGAAACTCACCGGTGAATGTCGTTTGCTAACAGACAAGCTCGACGACGCAAATCGTAGGCACAA GGAAGAACTGGCCACTCTGCAGCGTCAAGTAGACACCCTCGGGCGGTCGTTGCAACCTTCTCACTCAACCTCACCTAGCGTTTATCAAG cACCACCCACGCACGCGTCCTCAGCCAACAGAAATGTACCACATACCCAAACCACTCCCAGACCAGACAATTCCAGAGATAACACCCCCGGATACCCCGGACTCCCTGACCAAGGAGTCGCCGATGCCCGACCAGACTCTCGAGCAGAACTTGGACAACCAAGAACAATCAGAAAACAAGAATCTCGAACCTCTCTACTAAGTCAGAAAGAAGATCCTCCATACGACGCAAATCAGTCTCACACACCAGAAAATGACACACCTGTTTACGAAGAAAGTGCGAATGTGGAACATACAAAGGAAATGGAAGACGTTGATGATGTAAAATTAACGACCGATGCCGAAAAACCGATGGAAGTTGAACAACCACAAGAATATGAAGCGACAAATCAGAATTACGCAGAAGGGAATTACGAGCAATACGATCAAAATTACGAACAAGGTCCAGTGACAAGTGAGAATGAGTATCAGAATCAAGGGTATGAGCAAAATTATGAGCAGCCAGCGTATACTGAAGGACAGTATGAGAATTACGAACAGCAACCGCAGTATGAAGGGGAGTACCCTCAACAGTATACTGATCCTAATGCCCAATACGAAAACCAATATGAAAATTATGCCACAGATGGAAATTACCAAAGTGAACAGAGTTACGACAATACGCAGAATCAGGACTACCTTCCTCAAAATCTAGAAGGGAGCCAAGAATATGAGCCAAACCAAGATCCAAGCCAAGATGTAGCGCCAAATACGCGAGTAGAAAGTCAAAGAAATGTTTCAccaaaagaaaacattcctagcCAAAGTTAG
- the LOC135084660 gene encoding uncharacterized protein LOC135084660 isoform X2, with the protein MRVLWFFLAFFGFTLAKDKVHFQLKTPHGKPSPREVKTMLKNLNSALDELLEKDIKFDGSNQGKPVHISRNLDSEVDVVKEQLADIFTSILKYKNVEVKGENGDYDDDDEDDDYDDDFEEQEAEDYRNLFRFVQKVAQKNQISKVGVIRIFTRNQFPDRTPYEK; encoded by the exons ATGAGGGTTTTATGGTTTTTCCTTGCCTTTTTTGGATTTACTTTGGCC aaagaTAAAGTCCATTTTCAACTGAAGACACCTCACGGCAAACCCAGCCCTCGCGAGGTGAAAACTATGCTGAAAAATCTAAATTCGGCCTTGGATGAACTACTGGAGAAAGACATCAAATTCGACGGGAGCAACCAGGGGAAGCCTGTACACATCAGCAGAAATTTAGATAGCGAGGTTGATGTGGTAAAAGAGCAACTAGCAGACATATTTACCAGTATTTTGAAATACAAAAATGTAGAAGTTAAAGGTGAAAACGGTGActatgatgatgacgatgaagacGATGACtatgatgatgattttgaaGAACAGGAGGCTGAAGACTATCGTAATCTCTTTAGATTTGTTCAAAAGGTTGCGCAAAAGAATCAG ATATCTAAAGTTGGG GTGATAAGAATATTCACG agAAACCAATTTCCTGACAGAACACCGTACGAGAAATAG
- the LOC135084660 gene encoding uncharacterized protein LOC135084660 isoform X1: MVFPCLFWIYFGRYFLKKIQKDKVHFQLKTPHGKPSPREVKTMLKNLNSALDELLEKDIKFDGSNQGKPVHISRNLDSEVDVVKEQLADIFTSILKYKNVEVKGENGDYDDDDEDDDYDDDFEEQEAEDYRNLFRFVQKVAQKNQISKVGVIRIFTRNQFPDRTPYEK, from the exons ATGGTTTTTCCTTGCCTTTTTTGGATTTACTTTGGCC GATActttctaaaaaaaatacagaaagaTAAAGTCCATTTTCAACTGAAGACACCTCACGGCAAACCCAGCCCTCGCGAGGTGAAAACTATGCTGAAAAATCTAAATTCGGCCTTGGATGAACTACTGGAGAAAGACATCAAATTCGACGGGAGCAACCAGGGGAAGCCTGTACACATCAGCAGAAATTTAGATAGCGAGGTTGATGTGGTAAAAGAGCAACTAGCAGACATATTTACCAGTATTTTGAAATACAAAAATGTAGAAGTTAAAGGTGAAAACGGTGActatgatgatgacgatgaagacGATGACtatgatgatgattttgaaGAACAGGAGGCTGAAGACTATCGTAATCTCTTTAGATTTGTTCAAAAGGTTGCGCAAAAGAATCAG ATATCTAAAGTTGGG GTGATAAGAATATTCACG agAAACCAATTTCCTGACAGAACACCGTACGAGAAATAG
- the LOC135084660 gene encoding uncharacterized protein LOC135084660 isoform X3: MVFPCLFWIYFGRYFLKKIQKDKVHFQLKTPHGKPSPREVKTMLKNLNSALDELLEKDIKFDGSNQGKPVHISRNLDSEVDVVKEQLADIFTSILKYKNVEVKGENGDYDDDDEDDDYDDDFEEQEAEDYRNLFRFVQKVAQKNQISKVGRNQFPDRTPYEK, from the exons ATGGTTTTTCCTTGCCTTTTTTGGATTTACTTTGGCC GATActttctaaaaaaaatacagaaagaTAAAGTCCATTTTCAACTGAAGACACCTCACGGCAAACCCAGCCCTCGCGAGGTGAAAACTATGCTGAAAAATCTAAATTCGGCCTTGGATGAACTACTGGAGAAAGACATCAAATTCGACGGGAGCAACCAGGGGAAGCCTGTACACATCAGCAGAAATTTAGATAGCGAGGTTGATGTGGTAAAAGAGCAACTAGCAGACATATTTACCAGTATTTTGAAATACAAAAATGTAGAAGTTAAAGGTGAAAACGGTGActatgatgatgacgatgaagacGATGACtatgatgatgattttgaaGAACAGGAGGCTGAAGACTATCGTAATCTCTTTAGATTTGTTCAAAAGGTTGCGCAAAAGAATCAG ATATCTAAAGTTGGG agAAACCAATTTCCTGACAGAACACCGTACGAGAAATAG
- the LOC135084679 gene encoding cysteine-rich PDZ-binding protein, producing MVCEKCEKKLGRVITPDPWKAGARNTVESGGRKVGENKALTAKKGRFNPYTAKFQECKICRCKVHQVGSHYCQACAYKKGICAMCGKKILDTKNYRQSST from the exons ATGGTTTGTGAGAAATGCGAAAAGAAACTAGGTCGTGTGATCACGCCAGACCCGTGGAAAGCTGGCGCGAGGAATACTGTGGAGTCTGGCGGCAGAAAAGTTGGTGAAAACAAGGCTTTGACGGCGAAAAAGGGGCGGTTCAACCCTTACACTGCGAAGTTCCAGGAATGCAA GATTTGCCGATGTAAAGTTCACCAAGTCGGCTCACATTACTGCCAAGCGTGTGCGTACAAGAAAGGCATCTGTGCAATGTGCGGCAAGAAGATATTGGACACAAAGAACTATCGGCAGAGCTCAACGTAA